The genomic stretch GGGAGGCGGGCGTGGAACATTGCCCCGGCGAGGCAGAGGAGGAGGAAGAGGGCGGTGGAGAACCGCCGGAGCCACGAGGCGGGCCAGCCGATGCGGCCCGTTCCCAGGAGGAGCCATCCCGCCGACCCGCAGCCGAGGATGAGGCCGAGCGCGGGGAGGGAGAGGGGAAAGGCCCCGCCGACGACGGAGCCGACGGCGAAGGCGAGGGCGGGGAGGAAGAGCGGGGAGCGGGGGACGGAGGCGTGGGGATCGTGATCCTGGGTATGGGCGCCGTCCCCCATAGCCGTGCTCTTAGCTCAACCGGTTTTTGAAGACCGTCTGGGAGGCGGGGAGGCGGCCGCTGAACTTCGGGACCTCGGCGGGATAGCCGACGGGGAGGACGAGGGCGATGGCGATGTCGGGGTTGCCCTCCGCGCCGATCACTTTCTTCACGCCATCCTCGGTCCAGCCGTTCATGAAGCAGGAGCCGAGGCCGAGGCTCTCCGCCGCGAGGGCGGTGTGGGTGGCGGCGATGAGGGCGTCCTTGATGGTGTATTCCCGGATGAGGCCGTTGGCCTCCAGGCCGTGCTGGAAGCCGGGGATCGCGCCGCCGAAGAACTCGATGACCTTCTCGGGCCACGCGCCGAGGCGGCGGGCCTCGTCGAAGGTGGCGGGAAGGGTCTTCTCCCAGCCCTTGAGATCGACGGCGAAGACGAAGACGGCGGGGGCCTGGGTGATCTGCTTCTGCTTCCAGCAGACCTCGGCGAGGGCTTCCTTCTGGGCCGGATCGTCGACGACGACGATGCGCCAGGGCTGGAGGTTGAAGCTGCTCGGCGCGGCGAGGGTGAGGGTAATGACCTGCTCGAGGATCTCGGCGGGGATCGCGTCGGGCTTGAAGCTCTTCACGGAACGGCGCTGGTGGATGGCGTCGGAGAGCGGTAGCGGGAGGGGAAGGCTCATGGCGGGGAGGGTTGGGTTTGGAGGTTCGTTTTAAGGCTGTTCCTTTAGAGCTGTTCCTTGAAGCGGCCTTCCTCGAGGTCGATCAGGTCGAAGTGGGTTTCGACGCGGCGGCGCGTGGCGGGGAGGCTGGCGCGGGTCTGGTCGAACTTCGCCTGCTTGTCGGCCGTGTCGGGCTTGCGGCGGGAGAGGCGCTCGTTGAACTCGGCGACGGCGTGGCTGCCGGGCCACGCGGGGCCGACGTGCTGGCGGAGGCGGCTGAGGACTTCCTCGTCGCTCCCGGCGTCCTGGGCGATCTTCTCGAAGGCTTTCCCTTCGAGGCAGAGGAAGTCGAGGAGGAACTTGTCGAAGCCGGTGGTGAGGTAGTTGTAGCCGGGGAGCTTCCCGGCGGGATAGTAGCGGGCCTTGTCGATGAGGCGGGGGAGGTGGACGATGCCTCCGAGCTTCTCGTAGGGGCTGCGGGGCAGGACCTCGGGCTGGCGCGTGGTGGGAAGATTGGCCTCCGTCCAGGCCCGCCAGCCGCCCGCAACGGAGCGGACGTTCTTGTACCCCATCCGCATCAGGCTTTCCCCGGCGAGGGCGGAACGGTAGCCGCCGCCGCAGTAGAGGAGGATGGCGGTGTCGGTGTCGGGGAGGCGCTTCTCGATGTCGCGCTCGATCGTCCCCTTGCTCAGGTGGATCGCGCCGGAGGCGTGGAGGGCGTTCCATTCGCTCTCCTCGCGGACGTCGACGAGGTGGGCGTCGCCTTTTTTGGAGAGAAAGGCGGCTTCCTCGACCCCGATCTCGGGGACGCGGGCAAGGGCGGTTTCGACAAGCTGGAGAAAACGGGGGCTGTGGTTCGTGGACATGGGTGAACGGGAAATTATGCCTTCCAGGCCCGGAAAGGTCA from Verrucomicrobium sp. GAS474 encodes the following:
- a CDS encoding DUF5069 domain-containing protein is translated as MSTNHSPRFLQLVETALARVPEIGVEEAAFLSKKGDAHLVDVREESEWNALHASGAIHLSKGTIERDIEKRLPDTDTAILLYCGGGYRSALAGESLMRMGYKNVRSVAGGWRAWTEANLPTTRQPEVLPRSPYEKLGGIVHLPRLIDKARYYPAGKLPGYNYLTTGFDKFLLDFLCLEGKAFEKIAQDAGSDEEVLSRLRQHVGPAWPGSHAVAEFNERLSRRKPDTADKQAKFDQTRASLPATRRRVETHFDLIDLEEGRFKEQL
- a CDS encoding nitroreductase family protein — translated: MSLPLPLPLSDAIHQRRSVKSFKPDAIPAEILEQVITLTLAAPSSFNLQPWRIVVVDDPAQKEALAEVCWKQKQITQAPAVFVFAVDLKGWEKTLPATFDEARRLGAWPEKVIEFFGGAIPGFQHGLEANGLIREYTIKDALIAATHTALAAESLGLGSCFMNGWTEDGVKKVIGAEGNPDIAIALVLPVGYPAEVPKFSGRLPASQTVFKNRLS